From one Populus alba chromosome 17, ASM523922v2, whole genome shotgun sequence genomic stretch:
- the LOC118031814 gene encoding transcription initiation factor TFIID subunit 1 isoform X5 has product MLQNKVMLSARKNSVMQFLMLYYDAKAEDAVDYEDFDEQYEGPETQGVSEEDYLLSKKNYILSESSLQPPTSDNEDYDEDVEEELEKEPVVSDKILEFQTASLSGQQDVGVVSGVGVEKSSQDDVELGSMDSESSDAKSEDIHEEEVDHVEGPLDGKGPSPLPILFIEDGMEILKFSEIFSIHEPSKKGKKRDHRYSIFKEKYTSMDASDIVEEDEEVFLKDSGQLFPSHLLVNQHDISILSEDAAELARFGTVHGAIKTSVQIEEQRKNSYLSAEPMNKEVEWKSPVHSKFYPLDQQDWQERILWDNSPAISDNSVESFDLSGPDTGSSFIRESEQVTSPQNRCSELPVELNENTSNFLWNRSSVLLESFGSEDSSEPGNLPFSESRCHPQLLRLESQMEVDSSSHVDDRRENNSAELHESDAVRRFSKLTLQNRDLMEGSWLDNIIWEPNETNINPKLILDLQDKQMLFEILDHRDSKHLQLHAGAMIITRTLKQRVSHELLGHGNRSGWQFNIANDKFYMNRKISQQLQSNSNKRTAYGIKIHHSAPAIKLQTMKLKLSNKDLANFHRPKALWYPHDHEVAVKERGKLPTVGPMKIILKSLGGKGSKVHVDAEETVSSVKAKASKKLDFKPSETVKIFYLGKELEDHMSLAAQNVQPNSLLHLVRTKIHLWPRAQKIPGENKSLRPPGAFKKKSDLSVKDGHIFLMEYCEERPLLLSNVGMGANLRTYYQKSSPGDQAGISLRNEKRSLGNVVILEQTDKSPFLGDIKAGCSQSSLETNMYKAPIFPHKVPPTDYLLVRSAKGKLCLRRIDRVAVIGQQEPLMEVLAPASKNLQAYFINRLLLYLYREFRAAEKCGTLPWIRADELSAHFPSIPETILRKKLKECAVLRFAQCIALHGMFNMQKDANGHLFWAKKRDFIIPSEEELKKMVLPENVCAYESMQAGLYRLKHLGITKLTLPASVSTAMSQLPDEAIALAAASHIERELQITPWSLSSNFVACTNQDRANIERLEITGVGDPSGRGLGFSYVRAAPKAPMSNAMMKKKAGAGRGGSTVTGTDADLRRLSMEAAREVLLKFNVPDEQIAKQTRWHRIAMIRKLSSEQASCGVKVDPTTISKYARGQRMSFLQLQQQTREKCQEIWDRQVQSLSALDGDEIESDSEANSDLDSFAGDLENLLDAEEFEGDESNYESKHDKGDCVKGIKMRRRPSQAQAEEEFEDEAAEAAELCRLLMDDDEAEQKKKRKIKTGCVNAVLAPKKPSFVDNVHRGKKMNKTQPSGSYTPKENSIRDSKEVETLFMKGKASEKVNTVKKNVSVSNTPPLKAKVIMADGLNHIFKEKKSAREKFVCGACGQLGHMKTNKNCPKYGKEPETPVETTDLEKASRKSTSQDLLNVSQHKLQKKRMVSKSATKVEVSEGEKSSLAKSLPVKFKCGSTEKFSDKPADGAADHSDQPTTSDVRPVSSDIDTGSRSTAKVNKIKIFNKAKPENIQVESHKPSIVIRPPMDIERSQIESHKPSIVIRPPTYTDRNHVDPHKPSIVIRPPAEKDREKSQKKIVIRQSKEIFDPDRVSQDGRTGREHRKTKKIAELSSFEKHGKTMHFSRESAKRKAEDRRWWEEEEKRRTAERLREERERRIHAEEMRSLEEQEKLADIKRYTETIRWDWDEEERQKAKKKKKKKMKMKMKMKKPEISDDYLDDYRGARNGRRMPERDRGAKRRPVVDVGTSGADYTPATKRRRVGEVGLANILEGIVDALKDRVEVSYLFLKPVPKKEAPDYLDIVKRPMDLSTIRDKARKMEYKDRNEFRHDMWQIAYNAHVYNDGRNPGIPPLADQLLELCDYLLMEKQESLSEAEAGI; this is encoded by the exons ATGCTGCAGAACAAGGTGATGTTGTCTGCCAGGAAAAACTCTGTCATGCAGTTTTTGATGTTGT ATTATGATGCAAAGGCTGAAGATGCCGTTGATTACGAAGACTTTGATGAACAATACGAAGGGCCTGAGACTCAAGGTGTCAGTGAGGAGGACTACTTGTTGtcaaaaaagaattatattttgTCTGAATCCTCATTGCAGCCTCCTACATCCGACAATGAAGATTATGATGAGGATGTGGAAGAGGAACTTGAAAAGGAACCTGTCGTTTCGGATAAAATTCTTGAATTTCAAACTGCCTCTCTATCAG GTCAGCAAGATGTTGGAGTAGTTTCAGGAGTAGGAGTAGAGAAGTCTTCTCAGGATGATGTAGAACTTGGTTCCATGGATTCTGAAAGTTCTGATGCTAAATCAGAAGATATTCATGAG GAGGAAGTTGATCATGTCGAGGGGCCTCTAGATGGTAAAGGTCCCAGTCCACTTCCTATTTTGTTTATAGAAGATGGGATGGAGATCTTAAAGTTTTCTGAAATATTTTCTATCCATGAACCttcgaagaaaggaaaaaaaagagatcacAGATATTCCATTTTCAAAG AGAAGTATACATCTATGGATGCTTCTGATATTGTTGAAGAGGATGAAGAGGTGTTTTTAAAGGACTCTGGTCAACTGTTTCCATCACATTTGCTTGTAAATCAACATGACATCTCAATCTTGAGCGAAGATGCTGCAGAATTAGCAAGATTTGGAACTGTTCATGGAGCTATTAAAACGTCTGTTCAAATTGAGGAACAAAGAAAGAACTCTTATCTTAGTGCTGAACCAATGAACAAGGAAGTGGAATGGAAGTCTCCAGTGCATTCAAAATTCTACCCCCTTGATCAGCAAGACTGGCAAGAGAGAATTCTTTGGGACAATTCCCCAGCTATCAGTGACAACTCTGTAGAGAGTTTTGATCTCTCGGGACCTGACACTGGATCTTCATTTATTAGGGAAAGTGAACAAGTGACTAGTCCACAAAATCGTTGTTCGGAGCTCCCAGTGGAGTTAAATGAGAACACCAGTAACTTTCTTTGGAACAGGTCTTCTGTTCTCTTGGAGTCCTTTGGCTCAGAAGACTCTTCAGAACCTGGAAATCTTCCATTCTCAGAAAGCAGATGCCATCCACAACTTCTGAGATTGGAATCTCAGATGGAAGTGGATAGCTCTAGTCATGTTGATGATAGAAGAGAGAATAATAGTGCTGAGCTTCATGAAAGTGATGCTGTAAGGCGTTTCAGCAAGCTCACATTGCAAAATAGAGATTTGATGGAAGGATCTTGGTTAGATAATATAATATGGGAACCAAATGAAACTAACATAAATCCTAAGCTGATTCTTGATCTTCAAGATAAGCAGATGCTCTTCGAAATTTTGGATCACAGGGATAGTAAGCATCTTCAACTTCACGCGGGGGCAATGATCATAACTCGAACCCTAAAGCAAAGGGTTTCTCATGAGCTGCTAGGCCATGGAAATCGATCTGGTTGGCAATTCAACATTGCTAATGACAAATTCTACATGAACAGGAAAATTTCTCAGcaattgcaatcaaattctaaTAAACGAACTGCATATGGCATTAAAATACATCACTCTGCGCCTGCGATAAAGCTTCAGACAATGAAATTGAAGTTGAGCAA TAAAGATTTAGCTAATTTTCATCGACCTAAAGCTTTATGGTATCCCCATGACCATGAGGTGGCTGTCAAAGAACGAGGGAAGCTACCTACAGTAGGACcaatgaaaattatattaaagagCTTAGGGGGCAAAGGAAGTAAGGTACATGTGGATGCTGAGGAAACTGTCTCTTCTGTCAAAGCAAAAGCTTCAAAAAAGCTAG aTTTCAAGCCGTCAGAAACTGTGAAGATATTTTATTTGGGGAAGGAGCTTGAAGACCACATGTCTCTTGCTGCTCAAAATGTTCAGCCAAACTCCTTGCTTCATCTAGTTCGTACAAAAATTCATTTGTGGCCAAGGGCACAAAAGATTCCAGGTGAAAACAAGTCTCTGCGCCCTCCAGGGGCATTTAAGAAGAAATCTGACCTTTCTGTAAAAGATGGTCACATTTTCCTAATGGA GTATTGTGAGGAAAGACCTTTGTTGTTAAGCAATGTTGGTATGGGTGCTAATCTCCGTACTTACTATCAGAAGTCAAGCCCAGGTGATCAAGCTGGCATCTCATTGCGTAATGAAAAAAGAAGCTTGGGTAATGTTGTGATACTGGAGCAGACTGATAAATCCCCTTTCCTTGGAGACATCAAAGCTGGCTGCAGTCAGTCATCTCTTGAAACAAACATGTATAAAGCACCCATATTTCCCCACAAGGTGCCACCTACTGACTATTTGTTGGTTCGTTCTGCAAAAGGAAAGCTTTGTTTAAGACGCATTGACAGGGTTGCTGTCATTGGACAACAG GAGCCCCTGATGGAGGTTTTAGCTCCTGCTTCTAAGAATCTTCAGGCATATTTCATAAATAGGCTATTGCTGTATCTTTATCGTGAGTTCCGAGCTGCTGAAAAGTGTGGCACACTTCCTTGGATACGTGCAGATGAGCTATCTGCTCATTTTCCAAGCATTCCAGAGACCATCTTACGAAAGAAGCTCAAGGAGTGTGCTGTTTTACGG TTTGCCCAATGTATTGCTTTACATGGAATGTTCAACATGCAGAAGGATGCAAATGGACACTTGTTTTGGGCCAAGAAGCGTGATTTCATCATTCCATCTGAAGAGGAATTGAAAAAGATGGTCTTACCAGAGAAT GTCTGTGCTTATGAAAGCATGCAAGCTGGTCTGTATCGTCTTAAACATTTGGGGATTACGAAGCTAACGCTTCCTGCTAGTGTTTCGACTGCAATGAGTCAGCTCCCTGACGAAGCGATAGCTCTGGCTGCTGCGTCGCATATTGAGAGGGAACTGCAGATAACTCCATGGAGCCTGAGCAGTAATTTTGTTGCTTGTACAAACCAg GATAGGGCAAACATTGAGCGTCTTGAAATTACTGGTGTTGGTGATCCTTCTGGCCGGGGCTTAGGATTTAGCTATGTTCGTGCTGCTCCAAAGGCACCAATGTCAAATGCAATGATGAAGAAAAAGGCAGGTGCTGGTCGAGGAGGTTCCACTGTTACAGGGACAGATGCAGACCTACGTAGATTGAGCATGGAGGCTGCAAGAGAG GTGCTTCTGAAGTTCAATGTACCTGACGAGCAGATTGCAAAACAGACAAGGTGGCATCGTATTGCCATGATACGCAAGCTATCAAGTGAACAAGCTTCATGTGGGGTCAAGGTGGATCCAACAACTATCAGCAAGTATGCACGTGGCCAACGAATGTCCTTTCTTCAGCTACAACAACAGACAAGAGAAAAGTGCCAAGAAATTTGGGATCGCCAAGTTCAATCTCTTTCAGCATTGGAtggtgatgaaattgaaagcgaTTCTGAAGCAAATAGTGATCTGGATTCCTTTGCCGGAGACCTAGAAAACTTGCTTGATGCAGAGGAATTTGAAGGGGACGAAAGTAATTATGAGTCTAAGCATGACAAAGGAGATTGTGTAAAGGGGATAAAAATGAGAAGACGCCCATCACAAGCTCAGGCAGAAGAAGAATTTGAAGATGAAGCTGCTGAGGCTGCTGAACTATGCAGATTGCTTATGGATG ATGATGAGGCtgagcagaaaaagaaaaggaaaataaaaactgGTTGTGTTAATGCAGTATTGGCACCTAAAAAACCAAGTTTTGTTGACAATGTTCACCGGGGTAAGAAAATGAACAAAACCCAACCCAGTGGATCATATACACCTAAAGAGAACAGCATCAGAGACTCAAAGGAG GTAGAAACACTGTTTATGAAAGGGAAAGCATCTGAGAAGGTGAATACAGTGAAAAAGAATGTCAGCGTCTCTAACACTCCTCCATTGAAAGCAAAAGTAATAATGGCTGATGGACTTAATCAC ATTTTCAAGGAAAAGAAATCAGCAAGAGAGAAATTCGTATGTGGAGCATGTGGACAG ctaGGACACATGAAGACCAATAAAAACTGCCCTAAGTATGGAAAGGAGCCTGAAACACCGGTAGAAACTACAGATTTGGAAAAGGCTTCCCGAAAATCCACTTCTCAGGATCTCTTGAATGTGTCCCAGCATAAGTTGCAGAAGAAAAGGATGGTCTCCAAAAGTGCAACCAAAGTTGAAGTTTCCGAGGGTGAGAAATCTAGTTTAGCAAAATCTCTTCCAGTGAAGTTCAAGTGTGGTTCCACGGAGAAATTCTCTGATAAACCTGCTGATGGAGCTGCAGATCATTCTGATCAACCTACAACTTCCGATGTCCGACCAGTCAGTTCTGATATTGATACTGGGAGTAGGTCTACTGCTAAggttaataaaatcaaaatttttaacaaGGCAAAACCTGAAAACATACAGGTTGAATCACATAAGCCCTCTATTGTGATACGACCTCCAATGGATATAGAGAGAAGCCAAATTGAATCACATAAGCCCTCTATTGTTATACGACCGCCAACATACACAgacagaaatcatgttgatcCTCATAAACCCTCCATTGTGATACGTCCGCCAGCTGAGAAAGATAGAGAAAAGagtcaaaagaaaattgttATCAGACAGTCCAAAGAGATTTTTGATCCGGACAGGGTCAGTCAGGATGGAAGAACTGGTCGTGAGCATCGGAAGACTAAAAAAATTGCTGAACTATCCAGTTTTGAGAAGCATGGTAAAACCATGCATTTTTCCAGAGAGTCAGCTAAGAGAAAAGCTGAGGACAGAAGATGGTGggaagaggaggagaagaggAGAACTGCTGAGAGactgagagaagagagagaaaggaggaTTCATGCAGAAGAAATGAGGTCACTTGAAGAACAGGAAAAATTAGCTGACATTAAAAGATACACTGAAACCATCAGATGGGATTGGGATGAAGAAGAACGCCAAAAagctaagaagaagaagaagaagaagatgaagatgaagatgaagatgaaaaaGCCTGAAATCAGTGATGATTACTTGGATGACTACAGGGGAGCTAGAAATGGCAGAAGAATGCCAGAAAGAGATCGGGGTGCAAAAAGACGACCTGTTGTTGATGTGGGGACATCTGGTGCTGATTATACTCCAGCAACAAAGCGTCGTAGAGTTGGAGAG GTTGGCTTGGCAAACATCTTGGAAGGTATTGTGGATGCTCTTAAAGATAGGGTGGAAGTGTCCTATCTTTTCTTGAAACCTGTCCCCAAGAAGGAGGCTCCTGATTACTTGGACATCGTAAAACGCCCCATGGATCTTTCAACTATTAGGGACAAGGCGAGGAAGATGGAATACAAGGATCGAAATGAGTTCAGACACGATATGTGGCAGATTGCCTACAATGCCCATGTATACAACGACGGGCGGAACCCTGGTATTCCTCCTCTTGCAGACCAGCTTTTGGAACTTTGTGATTACCTGTTGATGGAGAAACAGGAGAGCTTATCTGAAGCTGAAGCTGGTATTTGA
- the LOC118031814 gene encoding transcription initiation factor TFIID subunit 1 isoform X6 → MLQNKIMMQRLKMPLITKTLMNNTKGLRLKVSVRRTTCCQKRIIFCLNPHCSLLHPTMKIMMRMWKRNLKRNLSFRIKFLNFKLPLYQEEVDHVEGPLDGKGPSPLPILFIEDGMEILKFSEIFSIHEPSKKGKKRDHRYSIFKEKYTSMDASDIVEEDEEVFLKDSGQLFPSHLLVNQHDISILSEDAAELARFGTVHGAIKTSVQIEEQRKNSYLSAEPMNKEVEWKSPVHSKFYPLDQQDWQERILWDNSPAISDNSVESFDLSGPDTGSSFIRESEQVTSPQNRCSELPVELNENTSNFLWNRSSVLLESFGSEDSSEPGNLPFSESRCHPQLLRLESQMEVDSSSHVDDRRENNSAELHESDAVRRFSKLTLQNRDLMEGSWLDNIIWEPNETNINPKLILDLQDKQMLFEILDHRDSKHLQLHAGAMIITRTLKQRVSHELLGHGNRSGWQFNIANDKFYMNRKISQQLQSNSNKRTAYGIKIHHSAPAIKLQTMKLKLSNKDLANFHRPKALWYPHDHEVAVKERGKLPTVGPMKIILKSLGGKGSKVHVDAEETVSSVKAKASKKLDFKPSETVKIFYLGKELEDHMSLAAQNVQPNSLLHLVRTKIHLWPRAQKIPGENKSLRPPGAFKKKSDLSVKDGHIFLMEYCEERPLLLSNVGMGANLRTYYQKSSPGDQAGISLRNEKRSLGNVVILEQTDKSPFLGDIKAGCSQSSLETNMYKAPIFPHKVPPTDYLLVRSAKGKLCLRRIDRVAVIGQQEPLMEVLAPASKNLQAYFINRLLLYLYREFRAAEKCGTLPWIRADELSAHFPSIPETILRKKLKECAVLRFAQCIALHGMFNMQKDANGHLFWAKKRDFIIPSEEELKKMVLPENVCAYESMQAGLYRLKHLGITKLTLPASVSTAMSQLPDEAIALAAASHIERELQITPWSLSSNFVACTNQDRANIERLEITGVGDPSGRGLGFSYVRAAPKAPMSNAMMKKKAGAGRGGSTVTGTDADLRRLSMEAAREVLLKFNVPDEQIAKQTRWHRIAMIRKLSSEQASCGVKVDPTTISKYARGQRMSFLQLQQQTREKCQEIWDRQVQSLSALDGDEIESDSEANSDLDSFAGDLENLLDAEEFEGDESNYESKHDKGDCVKGIKMRRRPSQAQAEEEFEDEAAEAAELCRLLMDDDEAEQKKKRKIKTGCVNAVLAPKKPSFVDNVHRGKKMNKTQPSGSYTPKENSIRDSKEVETLFMKGKASEKVNTVKKNVSVSNTPPLKAKVIMADGLNHIFKEKKSAREKFVCGACGQLGHMKTNKNCPKYGKEPETPVETTDLEKASRKSTSQDLLNVSQHKLQKKRMVSKSATKVEVSEGEKSSLAKSLPVKFKCGSTEKFSDKPADGAADHSDQPTTSDVRPVSSDIDTGSRSTAKVNKIKIFNKAKPENIQVESHKPSIVIRPPMDIERSQIESHKPSIVIRPPTYTDRNHVDPHKPSIVIRPPAEKDREKSQKKIVIRQSKEIFDPDRVSQDGRTGREHRKTKKIAELSSFEKHGKTMHFSRESAKRKAEDRRWWEEEEKRRTAERLREERERRIHAEEMRSLEEQEKLADIKRYTETIRWDWDEEERQKAKKKKKKKMKMKMKMKKPEISDDYLDDYRGARNGRRMPERDRGAKRRPVVDVGTSGADYTPATKRRRVGEVGLANILEGIVDALKDRVEVSYLFLKPVPKKEAPDYLDIVKRPMDLSTIRDKARKMEYKDRNEFRHDMWQIAYNAHVYNDGRNPGIPPLADQLLELCDYLLMEKQESLSEAEAGI, encoded by the exons ATGCTGCAGAACAAG ATTATGATGCAAAGGCTGAAGATGCCGTTGATTACGAAGACTTTGATGAACAATACGAAGGGCCTGAGACTCAAGGTGTCAGTGAGGAGGACTACTTGTTGtcaaaaaagaattatattttgTCTGAATCCTCATTGCAGCCTCCTACATCCGACAATGAAGATTATGATGAGGATGTGGAAGAGGAACTTGAAAAGGAACCTGTCGTTTCGGATAAAATTCTTGAATTTCAAACTGCCTCTCTATCAG GAGGAAGTTGATCATGTCGAGGGGCCTCTAGATGGTAAAGGTCCCAGTCCACTTCCTATTTTGTTTATAGAAGATGGGATGGAGATCTTAAAGTTTTCTGAAATATTTTCTATCCATGAACCttcgaagaaaggaaaaaaaagagatcacAGATATTCCATTTTCAAAG AGAAGTATACATCTATGGATGCTTCTGATATTGTTGAAGAGGATGAAGAGGTGTTTTTAAAGGACTCTGGTCAACTGTTTCCATCACATTTGCTTGTAAATCAACATGACATCTCAATCTTGAGCGAAGATGCTGCAGAATTAGCAAGATTTGGAACTGTTCATGGAGCTATTAAAACGTCTGTTCAAATTGAGGAACAAAGAAAGAACTCTTATCTTAGTGCTGAACCAATGAACAAGGAAGTGGAATGGAAGTCTCCAGTGCATTCAAAATTCTACCCCCTTGATCAGCAAGACTGGCAAGAGAGAATTCTTTGGGACAATTCCCCAGCTATCAGTGACAACTCTGTAGAGAGTTTTGATCTCTCGGGACCTGACACTGGATCTTCATTTATTAGGGAAAGTGAACAAGTGACTAGTCCACAAAATCGTTGTTCGGAGCTCCCAGTGGAGTTAAATGAGAACACCAGTAACTTTCTTTGGAACAGGTCTTCTGTTCTCTTGGAGTCCTTTGGCTCAGAAGACTCTTCAGAACCTGGAAATCTTCCATTCTCAGAAAGCAGATGCCATCCACAACTTCTGAGATTGGAATCTCAGATGGAAGTGGATAGCTCTAGTCATGTTGATGATAGAAGAGAGAATAATAGTGCTGAGCTTCATGAAAGTGATGCTGTAAGGCGTTTCAGCAAGCTCACATTGCAAAATAGAGATTTGATGGAAGGATCTTGGTTAGATAATATAATATGGGAACCAAATGAAACTAACATAAATCCTAAGCTGATTCTTGATCTTCAAGATAAGCAGATGCTCTTCGAAATTTTGGATCACAGGGATAGTAAGCATCTTCAACTTCACGCGGGGGCAATGATCATAACTCGAACCCTAAAGCAAAGGGTTTCTCATGAGCTGCTAGGCCATGGAAATCGATCTGGTTGGCAATTCAACATTGCTAATGACAAATTCTACATGAACAGGAAAATTTCTCAGcaattgcaatcaaattctaaTAAACGAACTGCATATGGCATTAAAATACATCACTCTGCGCCTGCGATAAAGCTTCAGACAATGAAATTGAAGTTGAGCAA TAAAGATTTAGCTAATTTTCATCGACCTAAAGCTTTATGGTATCCCCATGACCATGAGGTGGCTGTCAAAGAACGAGGGAAGCTACCTACAGTAGGACcaatgaaaattatattaaagagCTTAGGGGGCAAAGGAAGTAAGGTACATGTGGATGCTGAGGAAACTGTCTCTTCTGTCAAAGCAAAAGCTTCAAAAAAGCTAG aTTTCAAGCCGTCAGAAACTGTGAAGATATTTTATTTGGGGAAGGAGCTTGAAGACCACATGTCTCTTGCTGCTCAAAATGTTCAGCCAAACTCCTTGCTTCATCTAGTTCGTACAAAAATTCATTTGTGGCCAAGGGCACAAAAGATTCCAGGTGAAAACAAGTCTCTGCGCCCTCCAGGGGCATTTAAGAAGAAATCTGACCTTTCTGTAAAAGATGGTCACATTTTCCTAATGGA GTATTGTGAGGAAAGACCTTTGTTGTTAAGCAATGTTGGTATGGGTGCTAATCTCCGTACTTACTATCAGAAGTCAAGCCCAGGTGATCAAGCTGGCATCTCATTGCGTAATGAAAAAAGAAGCTTGGGTAATGTTGTGATACTGGAGCAGACTGATAAATCCCCTTTCCTTGGAGACATCAAAGCTGGCTGCAGTCAGTCATCTCTTGAAACAAACATGTATAAAGCACCCATATTTCCCCACAAGGTGCCACCTACTGACTATTTGTTGGTTCGTTCTGCAAAAGGAAAGCTTTGTTTAAGACGCATTGACAGGGTTGCTGTCATTGGACAACAG GAGCCCCTGATGGAGGTTTTAGCTCCTGCTTCTAAGAATCTTCAGGCATATTTCATAAATAGGCTATTGCTGTATCTTTATCGTGAGTTCCGAGCTGCTGAAAAGTGTGGCACACTTCCTTGGATACGTGCAGATGAGCTATCTGCTCATTTTCCAAGCATTCCAGAGACCATCTTACGAAAGAAGCTCAAGGAGTGTGCTGTTTTACGG TTTGCCCAATGTATTGCTTTACATGGAATGTTCAACATGCAGAAGGATGCAAATGGACACTTGTTTTGGGCCAAGAAGCGTGATTTCATCATTCCATCTGAAGAGGAATTGAAAAAGATGGTCTTACCAGAGAAT GTCTGTGCTTATGAAAGCATGCAAGCTGGTCTGTATCGTCTTAAACATTTGGGGATTACGAAGCTAACGCTTCCTGCTAGTGTTTCGACTGCAATGAGTCAGCTCCCTGACGAAGCGATAGCTCTGGCTGCTGCGTCGCATATTGAGAGGGAACTGCAGATAACTCCATGGAGCCTGAGCAGTAATTTTGTTGCTTGTACAAACCAg GATAGGGCAAACATTGAGCGTCTTGAAATTACTGGTGTTGGTGATCCTTCTGGCCGGGGCTTAGGATTTAGCTATGTTCGTGCTGCTCCAAAGGCACCAATGTCAAATGCAATGATGAAGAAAAAGGCAGGTGCTGGTCGAGGAGGTTCCACTGTTACAGGGACAGATGCAGACCTACGTAGATTGAGCATGGAGGCTGCAAGAGAG GTGCTTCTGAAGTTCAATGTACCTGACGAGCAGATTGCAAAACAGACAAGGTGGCATCGTATTGCCATGATACGCAAGCTATCAAGTGAACAAGCTTCATGTGGGGTCAAGGTGGATCCAACAACTATCAGCAAGTATGCACGTGGCCAACGAATGTCCTTTCTTCAGCTACAACAACAGACAAGAGAAAAGTGCCAAGAAATTTGGGATCGCCAAGTTCAATCTCTTTCAGCATTGGAtggtgatgaaattgaaagcgaTTCTGAAGCAAATAGTGATCTGGATTCCTTTGCCGGAGACCTAGAAAACTTGCTTGATGCAGAGGAATTTGAAGGGGACGAAAGTAATTATGAGTCTAAGCATGACAAAGGAGATTGTGTAAAGGGGATAAAAATGAGAAGACGCCCATCACAAGCTCAGGCAGAAGAAGAATTTGAAGATGAAGCTGCTGAGGCTGCTGAACTATGCAGATTGCTTATGGATG ATGATGAGGCtgagcagaaaaagaaaaggaaaataaaaactgGTTGTGTTAATGCAGTATTGGCACCTAAAAAACCAAGTTTTGTTGACAATGTTCACCGGGGTAAGAAAATGAACAAAACCCAACCCAGTGGATCATATACACCTAAAGAGAACAGCATCAGAGACTCAAAGGAG GTAGAAACACTGTTTATGAAAGGGAAAGCATCTGAGAAGGTGAATACAGTGAAAAAGAATGTCAGCGTCTCTAACACTCCTCCATTGAAAGCAAAAGTAATAATGGCTGATGGACTTAATCAC ATTTTCAAGGAAAAGAAATCAGCAAGAGAGAAATTCGTATGTGGAGCATGTGGACAG ctaGGACACATGAAGACCAATAAAAACTGCCCTAAGTATGGAAAGGAGCCTGAAACACCGGTAGAAACTACAGATTTGGAAAAGGCTTCCCGAAAATCCACTTCTCAGGATCTCTTGAATGTGTCCCAGCATAAGTTGCAGAAGAAAAGGATGGTCTCCAAAAGTGCAACCAAAGTTGAAGTTTCCGAGGGTGAGAAATCTAGTTTAGCAAAATCTCTTCCAGTGAAGTTCAAGTGTGGTTCCACGGAGAAATTCTCTGATAAACCTGCTGATGGAGCTGCAGATCATTCTGATCAACCTACAACTTCCGATGTCCGACCAGTCAGTTCTGATATTGATACTGGGAGTAGGTCTACTGCTAAggttaataaaatcaaaatttttaacaaGGCAAAACCTGAAAACATACAGGTTGAATCACATAAGCCCTCTATTGTGATACGACCTCCAATGGATATAGAGAGAAGCCAAATTGAATCACATAAGCCCTCTATTGTTATACGACCGCCAACATACACAgacagaaatcatgttgatcCTCATAAACCCTCCATTGTGATACGTCCGCCAGCTGAGAAAGATAGAGAAAAGagtcaaaagaaaattgttATCAGACAGTCCAAAGAGATTTTTGATCCGGACAGGGTCAGTCAGGATGGAAGAACTGGTCGTGAGCATCGGAAGACTAAAAAAATTGCTGAACTATCCAGTTTTGAGAAGCATGGTAAAACCATGCATTTTTCCAGAGAGTCAGCTAAGAGAAAAGCTGAGGACAGAAGATGGTGggaagaggaggagaagaggAGAACTGCTGAGAGactgagagaagagagagaaaggaggaTTCATGCAGAAGAAATGAGGTCACTTGAAGAACAGGAAAAATTAGCTGACATTAAAAGATACACTGAAACCATCAGATGGGATTGGGATGAAGAAGAACGCCAAAAagctaagaagaagaagaagaagaagatgaagatgaagatgaagatgaaaaaGCCTGAAATCAGTGATGATTACTTGGATGACTACAGGGGAGCTAGAAATGGCAGAAGAATGCCAGAAAGAGATCGGGGTGCAAAAAGACGACCTGTTGTTGATGTGGGGACATCTGGTGCTGATTATACTCCAGCAACAAAGCGTCGTAGAGTTGGAGAG GTTGGCTTGGCAAACATCTTGGAAGGTATTGTGGATGCTCTTAAAGATAGGGTGGAAGTGTCCTATCTTTTCTTGAAACCTGTCCCCAAGAAGGAGGCTCCTGATTACTTGGACATCGTAAAACGCCCCATGGATCTTTCAACTATTAGGGACAAGGCGAGGAAGATGGAATACAAGGATCGAAATGAGTTCAGACACGATATGTGGCAGATTGCCTACAATGCCCATGTATACAACGACGGGCGGAACCCTGGTATTCCTCCTCTTGCAGACCAGCTTTTGGAACTTTGTGATTACCTGTTGATGGAGAAACAGGAGAGCTTATCTGAAGCTGAAGCTGGTATTTGA